From the Scylla paramamosain isolate STU-SP2022 chromosome 15, ASM3559412v1, whole genome shotgun sequence genome, one window contains:
- the LOC135107354 gene encoding uncharacterized protein LOC135107354: protein MVRRVRLAVLLGLVAIAAAQDAAPAEGGGGGEDGGGEGLPTRPPLTGNPQIDYKFDPNLPHELIGYDLSDYPFYNKLPKDLLDPKFNFTCDGRHDGFYASIPHKCQVYHNCLFGQRYDFLCANYTVFDQKNFICHYVSEVDCKGSEKHYDRNDELYKTTTTSTTTHAPPQIIYVNRPRPLRGPGRIRPKSPRRPSFGGAGGTGSRKRRPGKRRPGGRRTTTTTPPPDYYDYYDGYDYDYYDYYDEYENEEFTTTTTTTTAKPRRRGNRPRGGNRQRQGGPGGRQEGAEERAGTGGARRGDGGGRGGGGGTAGRDRQRPRDSPSDTAGEPSDSRFSRLQAGGARDQEVADGGGQDPQSDAPTASRRRRPNRPRPKINFGSSKQTTTTTTTTTTEVPSDYYYDDYYDYYQDTPDDTTTTTTTTSTTEAPSRRSRPSRTRVRGGSDATATEQDAPTEASPATGARDNLRVSVRRTPVTSDRQTVAKEEAAPAPAQRTRPRFPSRREGTTRDEPQIVEEEAAVVNEGVEGEVLAPVEAVEPVDAVDAVEPVDAVEPVDEQPTGRRRVISRRRPARTGPNPPQQADPEYYYDY, encoded by the exons GTCTGGTGGCCATTGCGGCGGCGCAGGATGCAGCCCCAGCAgaaggcggcggcggtggagaggatggaggcgGCGAGGGTCTGCCGACTAGGCCTCCTCTCACCGGTAATCCTCAGATTGACTATAAATTTGACCCTAATCTGCCTCACGAGCTCATTGGGTACGACCTGAGTGATTATCCCTTCTACAACAAGCTCCCTAAGGACCTCCTCGACCCAAAGTTTAATTTCACCTGCGACGGAAGGCACGATGGGTTCTACGCCTCCATCCCTCACAAGTGTCAG GTGTACCACAATTGCCTCTTCGGTCAGCGTTACGACTTCTTGTGCGCTAACTACACTGTGTTCGACCAGAAGAATTTCATCTGCCACTACGTCAGCGAGGTGGACTGCAAGGGATCGGAGAAGCACTACGACCG GAACGACGAATTGTACAAAACCACCacgacctccaccaccacgcaTGCGCCGCCACAGATCATCTACGTGAACCGTCCCCGCCCACTCAGAGGGCCGGGTAGGATCCGCCCCAAGTCTCCGCGACGCCCTTCCTTCGGCGGCGCTGGTGGTACAGGTAGCCGCAAGCGGCGCCCAGGAAAGCGTAGGCCTGGAGGCCGCCGTACGACTACCACTACCCCTCCCCCTGACTATTACGATTATTACGATGGCTATGACTATgattactacgactactacgatGAATACGAAAATGAggaattcaccaccaccaccaccactaccacggcAAAGCCACGTCGTCGGGGTAACAGACCGAGGGGCGGCAACAGGCAGAGACAAGGCGGCCCGGGGGGACGACAAGAAGGCGCAGAGGAGCGCGCAGGAACTGGAGGAGCCAggcgaggagatggaggagggcgGGGTGGTGGCGGAGGGACGGCTGGAAGGGATCGGCAGCGGCCAAGGGACAGCCCATCGGACACAGCGGGGGAACCCTCTGACTCCCGCTTCTCCCGCCTACAAGCAGGAGGTGCACGAGACCAGGAAGTGGCGGACGGCGGCGGCCAGGATCCCCAGTCCGATGCGCCTACAGCGTCCCGCAGACGGCGGCCAAACCGTCCTCGTCCCAAGATAAACTTTGGCAGCAGCaagcagaccaccaccaccaccactacaactactaccgaGGTCCCATCGGACTACTATTATGAtgactactatgactactaccaGGACACTCCagatgacaccaccaccactaccaccaccacctcaaccacgGAGGCCCCCTCCCGCCGCAGCCGCCCGTCCCGCACACGAGTTCGCGGAGGCAGCGATGCCACCGCCACCGAACAAGACGCACCCACAGAAGCTTCCCCTGCTACTGGAGCACGGGACAATTTGAGGGTGAGTGTCAGAAGGACGCCAGTCACCAGCGACCGACAAACGGTGGCGAAAGAGGAAGCGGCCCCGGCGCCGGCGCAGCGAACTCGGCCGCGGTTCCCTTCCCGTAGGGAAGGCACCACTAGAGATGAACCTCAAAtagtggaggaagaggcggcTGTGGTAAATGAGGGGGTGGAAGGAGAAGTATTGGCGCCAGTGGAAGCTGTGGAGCCAGTGGACGCTGTAGACGCTGTGGAGCCAGTGGACGCTGTGGAACCAGTGGACGAGCAGCCGACCGGAAGAAGGAGAGTGATCAGCAGACGTAGGCCAGCCCGCACTGGCCCCAACCCACCACAACAGGCAGACCCAGaatactactatgactactaa